From the Martelella mediterranea DSM 17316 genome, one window contains:
- a CDS encoding NADP-dependent isocitrate dehydrogenase, with protein MTKIKVANPVVDLDGDEMTRIIWQFIKEKLILPYLDLPIEYYDLSVQNRDATDDQVTVDAANAIKKHGVGIKCATITPDEARVEEFGLKKMWRSPNGTIRNILGGVIFREPIIMQNVPRLVPGWTQPIIVGRHAFGDQYRATDFRFPGKGKLTIKFVGEDGKEIEHEVFDAPSSGVAMAMYNLDDSIRDFARASLNYALMRGVPCYLSTKNTILKAYDGRFKDLFQEVYEAEFKAEYEKKKIWYEHRLIDDMVAAALKWSGGYVWACKNYDGDVQSDIVAQGFGSLGLMTSVLMTPDGKTVEAEAAHGTVTRHYRQHQKGQETSTNSIASIFAWTRGLAHRGKLDDNQDLIHFAETLEKVCVDTVESGHMTKDLALLIGPDQPWLSTTAFLDKIDENLQKAMAA; from the coding sequence ATGACGAAGATCAAGGTGGCAAACCCGGTTGTCGATCTCGACGGCGATGAAATGACGCGCATCATCTGGCAGTTCATCAAGGAAAAGCTGATCCTGCCCTATCTCGACCTGCCGATCGAATATTACGACCTGTCGGTCCAGAACCGCGACGCCACCGACGACCAGGTCACCGTCGATGCCGCCAACGCCATCAAGAAGCACGGCGTCGGCATCAAATGCGCGACCATCACGCCAGACGAAGCCCGCGTCGAGGAATTCGGCCTGAAGAAGATGTGGCGCTCGCCGAACGGCACGATCCGCAACATCCTTGGCGGCGTTATCTTCCGCGAGCCGATCATCATGCAGAACGTGCCGCGCCTGGTGCCGGGCTGGACCCAGCCGATCATCGTCGGCCGTCACGCCTTCGGCGACCAGTACCGCGCCACCGATTTCCGCTTCCCCGGCAAGGGCAAGCTTACGATCAAGTTCGTCGGCGAGGACGGCAAGGAAATCGAGCATGAAGTGTTCGACGCTCCCTCCTCCGGCGTTGCCATGGCGATGTACAACCTCGACGATTCGATCCGCGACTTCGCCCGCGCTTCGCTGAACTACGCCCTGATGCGCGGCGTACCCTGCTACCTCTCCACCAAGAACACCATCCTCAAGGCTTATGACGGCCGCTTCAAGGACCTGTTCCAGGAAGTCTACGAGGCCGAGTTCAAGGCCGAATATGAAAAGAAGAAGATCTGGTACGAGCATCGCCTGATCGACGACATGGTCGCGGCCGCGCTGAAGTGGTCCGGCGGGTATGTCTGGGCCTGCAAGAACTATGACGGCGACGTCCAGTCCGACATCGTTGCCCAGGGCTTCGGATCGCTCGGCCTGATGACCTCGGTCCTGATGACGCCGGACGGCAAGACGGTGGAAGCCGAAGCCGCCCACGGCACGGTGACCCGCCACTACCGCCAGCACCAGAAGGGTCAGGAAACCTCGACCAACTCGATCGCCTCGATCTTCGCCTGGACGCGCGGTCTGGCCCATCGCGGCAAGCTCGACGACAACCAGGACCTGATCCACTTCGCCGAAACGTTGGAAAAGGTCTGCGTCGACACCGTCGAAAGCGGCCACATGACCAAGGACCTGGCGCTGTTGATCGGCCCCGACCAGCCCTGGCTCTCGACCACCGCCTTCCTCGACAAGATCGATGAAAACCTCCAGAAGGCGATGGCGGCCTGA
- a CDS encoding GAF domain-containing protein, producing MAYTSRPAENRAHADIVTATALSANGPARSPVAASWWRSLVQHGLDPASARTRRAETLSELELRQRIEKSDLLMHVARARLDHLYKCVSLSACGVFLSDADGVVLDARWRSGDQSSFESWGLRPGRSWSEAAVGTNGIGTCLAEERPLIIHRDEHFLDRNIAMSCIDAPIYGADGRLIGALDISSARSDQTASANQLIAALVRQAARQIEADCFRHDHSGQRIILVDDDDDTESAGGDAAALVAVDENDLVVGATRAARLTLGLVAAGRFSPVPADDLLAKGAPESGFASAERSAILKALARRRGNASRAAEDLGIGRATLYRRMKRLGLQSRFEQN from the coding sequence ATGGCTTATACGTCAAGGCCGGCGGAAAACCGTGCCCATGCTGACATCGTGACCGCGACGGCGCTGTCGGCCAACGGACCGGCGCGCTCGCCTGTCGCAGCATCATGGTGGCGCTCGCTGGTTCAGCACGGGCTCGACCCGGCCAGCGCCAGAACGCGCCGCGCCGAGACGCTGTCCGAGCTTGAACTGAGGCAGCGGATAGAGAAATCCGATCTTCTGATGCATGTCGCCCGCGCCCGGCTCGATCACCTCTATAAATGCGTCTCGCTCTCTGCCTGCGGCGTTTTCCTGAGCGATGCCGATGGCGTCGTTCTTGATGCGCGCTGGCGCAGCGGCGACCAGTCGAGTTTCGAAAGCTGGGGCCTGCGGCCGGGCCGAAGCTGGTCGGAGGCCGCCGTGGGCACGAATGGCATCGGCACCTGCCTTGCGGAGGAACGGCCGCTCATCATTCATCGCGACGAGCATTTTCTGGATCGCAACATCGCCATGAGTTGCATCGACGCCCCGATCTATGGCGCGGATGGCCGGCTGATCGGCGCGCTCGACATTTCCTCCGCCCGCAGCGACCAGACCGCTTCCGCCAACCAGCTCATCGCCGCGCTCGTGCGCCAGGCGGCGCGGCAAATCGAGGCGGACTGCTTCCGCCATGACCATAGCGGTCAGCGAATCATTCTCGTGGATGATGACGATGACACGGAATCCGCCGGCGGTGATGCCGCCGCGCTGGTCGCCGTCGATGAGAACGACCTCGTGGTCGGCGCAACCCGCGCCGCGCGGCTGACGCTGGGGCTTGTGGCCGCGGGCCGGTTCTCCCCGGTTCCGGCCGACGACCTGCTGGCGAAAGGGGCTCCAGAGAGCGGATTCGCCTCAGCGGAACGCTCCGCCATTCTCAAGGCGCTCGCCCGCCGGCGCGGCAATGCAAGCCGTGCAGCAGAGGATCTGGGCATCGGCCGCGCCACGCTCTATCGCCGCATGAAGCGCCTCGGCCTGCAATCGCGATTCGAGCAGAACTAG
- the adh gene encoding aldehyde dehydrogenase yields MTKPEGLLKSPFKDRYDNFIGGKFVPPKNGRYFTNTTPITGAAINEIARSDAADIELALDAAHAAKAKWGSTSPADRARALLKIADVIEANLALIATCETWDNGKPIRETMNADIPLAADHFRYFASALRAQEGTMSEIDDDTVAYHFHEPLGVVGQIIPWNFPILMAAWKLAPAIAAGNCVVLKPAEQTPASILVLAELIADILPPGVLNIVNGFGLEAGKPLAQSPRIAKIAFTGETTTGRLIMQYATENLIPVTLELGGKSPNIFFKDVMREDDGFLDKAVEGFVFFALNQGEVCTCPSRALIQEDIYDAFMERAIARTKAIIQGDPRADNTMIGAQASSEQKEKILSYFDIGRQEGAEVLLGGKAADLGGELSGGYYIEPTILKGHNKMRVFQEEIFGPVVSVTTFKDEAEALEIANDTLYGLGAGVWSRDANTCYRFGRHIQAGRVWVNNYHAYPAHAAFGGYKQSGIGRETHKMMLDHYQQTKNLLVSYSTEKVGFF; encoded by the coding sequence ATGACCAAACCCGAAGGGCTTTTGAAATCCCCCTTCAAGGACCGCTATGACAATTTCATCGGCGGCAAGTTTGTACCGCCGAAAAACGGCCGCTATTTCACCAACACCACACCGATCACCGGGGCAGCGATTAACGAGATCGCCCGTTCCGACGCCGCCGATATAGAACTCGCGCTGGATGCGGCCCATGCCGCCAAGGCGAAATGGGGTTCGACTTCGCCGGCCGACCGCGCTCGCGCGCTGCTGAAGATCGCGGATGTGATCGAGGCCAACCTTGCCCTGATCGCCACCTGCGAGACCTGGGACAATGGCAAGCCGATCCGCGAGACCATGAACGCCGATATCCCGCTCGCTGCCGACCATTTCCGCTACTTTGCCTCTGCGCTTCGCGCCCAGGAAGGCACGATGAGCGAGATCGACGACGATACCGTCGCCTATCACTTCCACGAGCCGCTCGGCGTGGTCGGCCAGATCATCCCCTGGAACTTCCCGATCCTGATGGCCGCCTGGAAGCTGGCGCCGGCGATTGCCGCCGGCAATTGCGTGGTGCTGAAGCCCGCCGAGCAGACACCCGCCTCTATCCTGGTGCTGGCGGAGCTGATCGCCGACATTCTGCCGCCCGGCGTGCTCAACATCGTCAACGGCTTCGGTCTTGAAGCCGGCAAGCCGCTGGCGCAGAGCCCGCGCATCGCCAAGATCGCCTTTACCGGCGAAACCACGACCGGCCGGCTGATCATGCAGTACGCCACCGAAAACCTCATTCCGGTGACGCTGGAGCTCGGCGGCAAATCGCCCAACATCTTCTTCAAGGATGTGATGCGCGAGGATGACGGCTTCCTCGACAAGGCGGTGGAAGGCTTCGTGTTCTTCGCGCTCAACCAGGGCGAGGTCTGCACGTGCCCGTCCCGCGCGCTGATCCAGGAGGATATCTACGACGCCTTCATGGAACGCGCCATCGCCCGCACCAAGGCGATCATCCAGGGCGACCCCCGCGCCGACAATACCATGATCGGCGCCCAGGCATCGAGCGAGCAGAAGGAGAAGATCCTGAGCTATTTCGATATCGGCCGTCAGGAAGGCGCGGAGGTTCTGCTGGGCGGCAAGGCGGCCGATCTCGGCGGCGAGCTTTCGGGCGGCTATTATATCGAGCCGACGATCCTCAAGGGGCACAACAAGATGCGTGTGTTCCAGGAAGAAATCTTCGGACCCGTCGTCTCCGTCACCACCTTCAAGGATGAGGCGGAAGCGCTCGAAATCGCCAATGACACGCTTTACGGCCTTGGCGCCGGCGTGTGGTCGCGCGATGCCAATACCTGCTACCGCTTCGGCCGCCACATTCAGGCCGGGCGCGTCTGGGTCAACAACTACCACGCCTATCCGGCGCATGCGGCCTTCGGCGGCTACAAGCAGTCCGGCATCGGGCGCGAGACCCACAAGATGATGCTCGACCACTATCAGCAGACCAAGAACCTCCTGGTCAGCTACTCGACCGAGAAGGTCGGCTTCTTCTGA
- a CDS encoding DUF779 domain-containing protein → MILPEGAEPNCRVTATLAARALIREIQSEYGEIMFHQSGGCCDGSSPMCYPKSEFHLGSGDVLLGEVEGAEVWISGPQFAAWKHTQLILDVVPGRGGMFSLDNGREKRFLTRSRVLSEDEQTALGEARGPSGA, encoded by the coding sequence ATGATACTGCCGGAGGGCGCTGAGCCCAATTGCCGCGTCACCGCCACGCTTGCGGCACGCGCGCTGATACGGGAAATCCAGTCCGAGTATGGCGAGATCATGTTCCACCAATCCGGCGGCTGCTGCGACGGCTCGTCGCCGATGTGTTATCCGAAATCCGAATTCCATCTCGGCAGCGGCGATGTTCTGCTGGGCGAAGTGGAAGGGGCGGAAGTCTGGATATCCGGCCCGCAATTTGCCGCCTGGAAGCATACTCAGCTCATCCTCGACGTGGTGCCCGGCCGCGGCGGCATGTTCAGCCTCGACAATGGCCGCGAGAAACGGTTTCTGACCCGGTCCCGGGTTCTGAGCGAAGACGAACAGACAGCGCTGGGAGAGGCCCGCGGCCCGAGCGGCGCTTGA
- a CDS encoding glutathione S-transferase family protein, with protein sequence MMSRITLYTNPLSRARIARWMLEEVGTEYETRILTYNGTMKEPAYLAINPMGKVPAIVHDGDVVTECAAICAYLADAFPEAGLAPPPAERASYYRWLFFAAGPLEAAIVNNSFGFVVPAERERSVGYGNFEHVMDTLDKWLSENRFVAGDSFSAADVYVGAQVNWGLQFGTFDKRDSFAAYAERIAARPAFIRASKLDDEAAAAAQT encoded by the coding sequence ATGATGAGCAGAATTACCTTGTACACCAACCCGCTGTCGCGCGCGCGGATCGCCCGCTGGATGCTGGAGGAGGTCGGGACCGAGTACGAAACCCGCATTTTGACCTATAACGGCACGATGAAAGAGCCAGCCTATCTTGCCATCAACCCGATGGGCAAGGTGCCGGCGATTGTCCATGACGGCGATGTGGTGACGGAATGCGCGGCGATCTGCGCCTATCTCGCCGACGCCTTTCCCGAGGCAGGGCTTGCGCCGCCGCCCGCCGAGCGCGCCTCCTACTACCGCTGGCTGTTCTTCGCCGCCGGCCCGCTCGAAGCAGCCATCGTCAACAACAGTTTCGGCTTTGTCGTTCCGGCCGAACGGGAACGCTCGGTCGGCTACGGCAATTTCGAGCATGTCATGGATACGCTCGACAAATGGCTGTCGGAAAACCGGTTCGTTGCCGGCGACAGCTTCAGCGCCGCCGATGTCTATGTCGGCGCCCAGGTCAACTGGGGCCTGCAGTTCGGCACGTTCGACAAGCGCGATTCCTTTGCGGCCTATGCCGAGCGCATCGCCGCCCGCCCGGCCTTCATCCGCGCCAGCAAGCTGGATGACGAGGCCGCCGCGGCGGCCCAAACCTGA
- a CDS encoding phytanoyl-CoA dioxygenase family protein yields the protein MPEHHSVGLSDAQVSSFIEDGYVRVDQAFSAALAEECRAALWRAMGLSPVAPEAWTEPVIRIGSMAAPPFVEAANTPRLQRCYDQLAGKGRWVAPRGLGTFPIRFPSPTPAGDDGWHVDVSFGFDNPDFMEWRANVKSTGRSLLMLFLFSDVGECDAPTIIRVGSHAAIARQLLPHGEAGLSLRALSADGYASTGDCPEVEATGPAGTVYLCHPFLVHRAQPHRGTTPRFMAQPPLLPVGEFDPALPPSPVQIAIRRACGLTF from the coding sequence ATGCCAGAACATCATTCTGTGGGCCTGAGCGACGCTCAGGTCTCATCCTTTATCGAAGACGGTTATGTGCGGGTCGATCAAGCCTTCAGCGCCGCGCTTGCGGAAGAGTGCCGCGCAGCGCTGTGGCGGGCGATGGGGTTGTCGCCGGTCGCGCCGGAGGCCTGGACCGAACCGGTGATCCGGATCGGGTCGATGGCTGCGCCGCCCTTTGTGGAAGCCGCCAACACGCCGCGCCTTCAGCGCTGTTACGACCAGTTGGCGGGCAAGGGACGCTGGGTCGCGCCCCGCGGCCTCGGCACCTTCCCGATCCGCTTTCCCTCGCCAACGCCTGCCGGCGATGACGGCTGGCATGTCGATGTCAGCTTCGGCTTCGACAATCCGGACTTCATGGAATGGCGGGCGAATGTGAAGAGCACCGGACGGTCTCTCCTGATGCTGTTCCTGTTTTCCGATGTCGGCGAATGCGACGCGCCAACCATCATCCGGGTCGGGTCGCACGCCGCGATCGCGCGGCAGCTTCTGCCGCATGGCGAGGCGGGCCTGTCCCTGCGGGCGCTCTCGGCCGACGGCTACGCCTCAACCGGCGACTGCCCGGAAGTCGAGGCGACGGGTCCGGCGGGCACGGTCTATCTCTGCCATCCGTTCCTGGTGCACCGCGCTCAGCCGCATCGCGGCACGACGCCGCGCTTCATGGCCCAGCCGCCGCTGCTGCCTGTCGGCGAGTTCGATCCGGCGCTTCCGCCTTCTCCGGTTCAGATCGCGATCCGGCGGGCTTGCGGGCTCACATTCTGA
- the metH gene encoding methionine synthase gives MFDDLFGEEAPKRDGKEIRAALEKAARERILVLDGAMGTQIQGLGFDEDHFRGDRFIGCACHQKGNNDLLILSQPKAVEDIHFAYAMAGADIIETNTFSGTRIAQADYQMENIVYDLNRDGARVARRAAIRAEKEDGRRRFVAGAVGPTNRTASISPDVNNPGYRAVSFDQLRDAYREQINGLIDGGSDLILIETIFDTLNAKAAVFAARQAFREKGIELPLMISGTITDLSGRTLSGQTPTAFWNSLSHADAFTIGLNCALGADAMLPHLQELSGVADTFICAYPNAGLPNEFGLYDQDPDEMAALIRPFAEQGLVNVIGGCCGSTPEHIAKIRDTVAEFAPREVPEHRAVMSLSGLEPFTLTRDIPFVNVGERTNVTGSAKFRKLITNADYAAALDVARDQVEAGAQIIDINMDEGLIDSEKAMVEYLNLIAAEPDIARVPLMIDSSKWEIIEAGLKCAQGKSLVNSISLKEGEEQFIERAQLIRDYGAATVVMAFDEQGQADTYERKVEICTRAYKILTEKVGFPPEDIVFDPNIFAVATGIEEHDNYGVDFLEATKTIRETLPGAHISGGVSNLSFSFRGNEPVRQAMHAVFLYHAIQAGMDMGIVNAGQLIVYESIDPELREACEDVVMNRRSDATERLLEIAERFRGTGKTEERKQDLAWREWPVEKRLEHALVNGITEYIEADVEEARQAAERPLHVIEGPLMAGMNVVGDLFGAGKMFLPQVVKSARVMKQGVAVLLPYMEEEKRLNGGEQGQAAGKVIMATVKGDVHDIGKNIVGVVLACNNYEIIDLGVMVPSEKILAAAKEHKADIIGLSGLITPSLDEMVHVAAEMERQGFDIPLLIGGATTSRVHTAVKIHPAYEKGQAIYVTDASRAVGVVSSLLTPEARDNYIGNIRAEYAKVADAHRKAEAAKNRLPLPAARANAVKIDWNAYEPTRPSFLGTKTFEDYDLETLARYIDWTPFFQTWELRGRYPDILKDEKQGETARQLFDDAQAMLKKIIDEKWFRPRAVIGFWPANAIGDDIRLYKDEGRTEELATFFTLRQQLSKRGDRPNVALSDFVAPFDSGKQDYVGGFVVTAGFEEIAIAERFERANDDYSSIMVKALADRFAEAFAECMHEQVRREYWGYAPDEALSNAELIGEGYGGIRPAPGYPAQPDHTEKKTLFNLLDATDATGVELTESYAMWPGSSVSGIYIGHPDSYYFGVAKVERDQVEDYARRKGMSIEETERWLSPILNYIPADAKPVDDAA, from the coding sequence ATGTTTGACGACCTGTTCGGGGAAGAAGCGCCGAAGCGCGACGGCAAGGAAATCCGCGCCGCGCTGGAAAAGGCCGCGCGCGAGCGCATTCTGGTTCTCGACGGCGCGATGGGCACGCAGATCCAGGGGCTCGGCTTCGACGAGGATCATTTCCGCGGCGACCGCTTCATCGGCTGCGCCTGCCACCAGAAGGGCAATAACGACCTGCTGATCCTGTCGCAGCCCAAGGCGGTTGAGGATATCCACTTCGCCTATGCCATGGCGGGCGCGGACATCATCGAGACCAATACGTTTTCCGGCACGCGGATCGCGCAGGCCGATTACCAGATGGAAAACATCGTTTACGATCTGAACCGGGACGGTGCGCGGGTTGCCCGCCGCGCCGCGATCCGGGCGGAAAAGGAAGATGGCCGCAGGCGGTTCGTCGCCGGCGCCGTCGGCCCGACCAACCGCACGGCCTCGATCTCGCCGGACGTCAATAACCCCGGCTACCGCGCTGTTTCCTTTGATCAATTGCGCGACGCCTATCGCGAGCAGATCAACGGGTTGATCGATGGCGGATCGGATCTGATCCTGATCGAGACGATCTTCGATACCCTGAATGCCAAGGCTGCGGTGTTCGCCGCGCGTCAGGCTTTCCGCGAAAAGGGCATCGAACTGCCGCTGATGATCTCCGGCACGATCACTGACCTTTCCGGCCGCACGCTTTCCGGCCAGACGCCGACCGCGTTCTGGAATTCGTTGTCGCATGCCGACGCTTTCACGATCGGACTCAACTGTGCGTTGGGCGCGGATGCCATGCTGCCGCACCTGCAGGAACTCTCCGGCGTCGCCGATACCTTCATCTGCGCCTATCCCAATGCCGGCTTGCCGAACGAGTTCGGTCTCTATGATCAGGATCCCGACGAGATGGCCGCGCTGATCCGGCCGTTCGCGGAGCAGGGGCTCGTCAATGTCATCGGCGGCTGTTGCGGCTCCACGCCGGAGCATATTGCGAAAATCCGCGACACGGTTGCCGAATTCGCCCCGCGCGAGGTGCCGGAGCACCGCGCCGTCATGTCGCTCTCGGGGCTCGAGCCGTTCACGCTGACCAGGGACATTCCCTTCGTCAATGTCGGCGAGCGCACCAATGTCACAGGCTCGGCCAAATTCCGCAAGCTGATCACCAATGCCGATTACGCGGCCGCCCTCGATGTCGCCCGCGATCAGGTGGAAGCCGGCGCGCAGATCATCGACATCAACATGGATGAGGGCCTGATCGATTCTGAAAAGGCCATGGTCGAATATCTCAACCTGATCGCCGCCGAACCGGATATCGCCCGCGTGCCGCTGATGATCGACTCCTCCAAATGGGAGATCATCGAGGCCGGGCTGAAATGCGCGCAGGGCAAGTCGCTGGTGAACTCGATCTCGCTGAAGGAAGGCGAGGAACAATTCATCGAGCGCGCGCAGCTCATCCGCGATTATGGCGCGGCGACCGTGGTGATGGCGTTTGACGAGCAGGGTCAGGCCGACACCTATGAGCGCAAGGTGGAAATCTGCACGCGGGCCTATAAAATCCTCACGGAAAAGGTCGGCTTTCCGCCGGAAGATATTGTTTTCGATCCGAATATCTTCGCCGTTGCCACCGGCATCGAGGAGCATGACAATTACGGCGTCGACTTTCTGGAGGCCACCAAGACCATCCGCGAGACGCTGCCGGGCGCGCATATTTCCGGTGGCGTGTCGAACCTCTCCTTCTCGTTCCGGGGCAACGAGCCGGTGCGCCAGGCGATGCATGCCGTGTTCCTCTACCACGCCATTCAGGCGGGCATGGACATGGGCATCGTCAATGCCGGTCAGCTGATCGTCTATGAGAGCATCGATCCGGAGCTGCGCGAGGCCTGCGAGGACGTGGTGATGAACCGCCGTTCGGATGCGACCGAGCGTCTGCTGGAGATCGCCGAGCGCTTCCGCGGCACGGGCAAGACCGAGGAGCGCAAGCAGGACCTCGCCTGGCGCGAATGGCCGGTCGAGAAGCGGCTGGAACATGCGCTGGTCAACGGCATCACCGAATATATCGAGGCCGATGTCGAGGAAGCCCGGCAGGCTGCCGAACGCCCGCTGCACGTCATCGAAGGACCGCTGATGGCCGGCATGAACGTCGTTGGCGACCTGTTCGGCGCGGGCAAGATGTTCCTGCCGCAGGTGGTGAAATCCGCCCGCGTGATGAAGCAGGGCGTGGCCGTGCTGCTGCCCTATATGGAAGAGGAGAAGCGCCTCAATGGCGGCGAGCAGGGTCAGGCCGCCGGCAAGGTGATCATGGCGACCGTCAAGGGCGACGTCCACGATATCGGCAAGAACATCGTTGGCGTCGTGCTCGCCTGCAACAATTACGAGATCATCGATCTCGGCGTGATGGTGCCGTCGGAAAAGATCCTCGCCGCCGCCAAGGAGCACAAGGCCGATATCATCGGGCTTTCCGGCCTGATCACGCCCTCGCTCGACGAAATGGTGCATGTCGCCGCCGAAATGGAGCGGCAGGGCTTCGATATTCCGCTGCTGATCGGTGGGGCAACCACCAGCCGCGTCCATACGGCGGTGAAGATCCATCCGGCCTATGAGAAGGGGCAGGCGATCTATGTGACCGACGCCAGCCGTGCGGTCGGCGTGGTCTCCTCGCTGCTGACGCCGGAGGCGCGGGACAACTATATCGGCAATATCCGCGCCGAATATGCCAAGGTCGCCGATGCCCACCGCAAGGCCGAGGCCGCCAAGAACCGCCTGCCGCTGCCGGCCGCCCGCGCCAATGCGGTGAAGATCGACTGGAACGCCTACGAGCCGACCCGGCCATCCTTCCTGGGCACCAAGACCTTCGAGGATTACGACCTCGAAACGCTGGCGCGCTATATCGACTGGACGCCGTTCTTCCAGACCTGGGAGCTGAGGGGCCGTTATCCCGATATCCTGAAAGACGAGAAGCAGGGCGAGACCGCACGGCAACTGTTTGACGACGCCCAGGCGATGCTGAAAAAGATCATCGACGAGAAGTGGTTCCGCCCGCGCGCCGTGATCGGCTTCTGGCCGGCGAACGCCATCGGCGACGATATCCGGCTTTACAAGGATGAGGGGCGCACAGAAGAGCTTGCCACCTTCTTCACGCTTCGCCAGCAGCTCTCCAAGCGCGGCGACCGCCCGAATGTGGCGCTGTCCGATTTCGTCGCCCCGTTCGACAGTGGCAAGCAGGACTATGTCGGCGGCTTCGTGGTGACGGCGGGGTTCGAGGAAATCGCGATCGCCGAGCGCTTCGAGCGCGCCAATGACGACTATTCCTCGATCATGGTCAAGGCGCTCGCCGACCGCTTCGCCGAGGCCTTCGCCGAATGCATGCACGAACAGGTGCGGCGCGAATATTGGGGCTATGCGCCGGACGAAGCGCTTTCGAATGCCGAGCTGATCGGCGAAGGCTATGGCGGCATCCGCCCGGCGCCCGGCTACCCGGCCCAGCCCGACCATACCGAGAAGAAGACACTGTTCAATCTTCTCGATGCGACCGATGCGACCGGCGTGGAACTGACGGAAAGCTACGCGATGTGGCCCGGCTCCTCCGTCTCCGGCATCTATATCGGCCATCCCGACAGCTATTATTTCGGGGTCGCCAAGGTCGAGCGCGATCAGGTGGAGGACTACGCCAGGCGCAAGGGCATGAGCATCGAGGAGACTGAACGCTGGCTCTCCCCGATCCTCAACTACATTCCGGCCGACGCCAAGCCGGTGGACGACGCCGCCTGA
- a CDS encoding AGE family epimerase/isomerase, producing MKPKINTLVAPPRWIKRPYHREWLMQQANKLFDYFQYRSINPKGGFYEFDKLGRPTGGDNPVRGIHTTTRMVHCMAIGHLLGRPGCDDLLDHGMNYLWEHHRDKQHGGYFWQVDNDGPCGEPTKQAYGHAFVLLAASSAKFAGHPLADAMIADVTEVINTRFWEEQHGAVAEEFETDWTPVPGYRGQNCNMHMTEALMEAYEVTGDVEYLTKAKRIAELIIKKHATACEYRVAEHFTEDWKVDYNYSGNEMFRPSGTTPGHWLEWTRLLLQLYTLTGRSHEWMPKAARELFVSAFKFGWDFEKRGIFYTLDWNNQPKNRAKLWWPHAEGIGATHFLTAHFGEDMHMYAYRKQWSFIANHLLDHENGGWHEELSEDLVPQATLFPGKSDIYHALQACLIPLYPAVGSLPEMIFRDVKQP from the coding sequence ATGAAGCCGAAGATCAATACGCTGGTCGCCCCGCCGCGCTGGATCAAGAGGCCCTATCACCGCGAATGGCTGATGCAGCAGGCAAACAAACTATTCGATTACTTCCAGTACCGTTCGATCAATCCGAAGGGCGGCTTTTACGAGTTCGACAAGCTAGGTCGCCCGACCGGCGGCGACAATCCGGTGCGCGGCATCCACACGACGACCCGCATGGTCCACTGCATGGCGATCGGCCACCTTCTCGGCCGTCCCGGCTGCGACGACCTGTTGGACCACGGCATGAATTATCTGTGGGAGCATCACCGCGACAAGCAGCATGGCGGCTATTTCTGGCAGGTCGACAATGACGGCCCGTGCGGAGAACCCACCAAGCAGGCCTATGGCCATGCCTTCGTGCTGCTGGCCGCCTCCTCCGCCAAGTTCGCCGGCCATCCGCTGGCCGACGCCATGATCGCGGACGTGACAGAAGTGATCAACACCCGCTTCTGGGAAGAACAGCATGGCGCGGTCGCCGAGGAATTCGAGACCGACTGGACGCCGGTACCCGGCTATCGCGGCCAGAACTGCAACATGCACATGACCGAGGCGCTGATGGAAGCCTATGAGGTGACCGGCGATGTCGAATACCTCACCAAGGCCAAGCGCATCGCCGAACTGATCATCAAGAAGCATGCGACGGCGTGCGAATATCGCGTGGCCGAACACTTCACCGAAGACTGGAAGGTTGATTACAACTATTCCGGCAACGAAATGTTCCGCCCCTCCGGCACCACGCCCGGCCACTGGCTGGAATGGACCCGGCTTCTGCTCCAGCTCTACACGCTCACCGGCCGCTCGCATGAGTGGATGCCGAAGGCGGCGCGCGAACTGTTCGTCTCGGCCTTCAAGTTCGGCTGGGACTTCGAAAAGCGCGGCATCTTCTACACGCTCGACTGGAACAACCAGCCGAAGAACCGGGCGAAGCTCTGGTGGCCGCATGCCGAGGGCATCGGCGCCACCCACTTCCTCACCGCCCATTTCGGCGAGGACATGCACATGTATGCCTATCGCAAGCAGTGGAGCTTCATCGCCAACCACCTGCTCGATCATGAAAATGGCGGCTGGCATGAGGAATTGTCTGAGGATCTGGTGCCGCAGGCCACGCTGTTTCCCGGCAAGAGCGATATCTATCACGCCCTCCAGGCCTGCCTGATCCCGCTCTACCCCGCCGTCGGCAGCCTGCCGGAAATGATCTTCCGCGACGTCAAGCAGCCCTGA